One genomic segment of Pelagerythrobacter marensis includes these proteins:
- the argJ gene encoding bifunctional glutamate N-acetyltransferase/amino-acid acetyltransferase ArgJ codes for MDLDRSPLAMPFPDLPAIAGVTLRVARAGYKEWGRCDLTYAELAEGTSVAGVFTRNVCCSSEVELGREQARAGRARALVVNAGNSNAFTGYRGREAVEQIMAQVAERLACDQREVFVSSTGVIGVPLPKDKARAGVSAALDAAECSWEDAAATIGTTDTFPKGAVARAVIGDRTVTLAAIIKGSGMIAPDMATMLGYIFTDAAVEPAFLQRLLSEANERTFSCITVDSDTSTSDTVLAFATGKAGNAPLASFDDPGADAFAAALNDICRQLAQLVVRDGEGARKFIEVAVTGAVSEESARKVGLAIANSPLVKTAIAGEDANWGRVVMAVGKAGEPADRDKLSIGFGGHWAARDGLPLADYDETPVARHLQGSEVRIDVDLGIGDGQATVWTCDLTHSYIAINADYRS; via the coding sequence ATGGACCTCGACCGCTCCCCCCTCGCCATGCCCTTCCCCGATCTGCCGGCAATCGCCGGTGTCACCCTGCGCGTCGCCCGTGCGGGTTACAAGGAATGGGGCCGATGCGACCTGACATATGCGGAACTGGCGGAAGGCACATCCGTCGCCGGGGTGTTCACCCGCAACGTCTGCTGTTCGAGCGAGGTGGAACTGGGCCGCGAACAAGCGCGCGCGGGCCGCGCACGGGCGCTTGTGGTGAACGCCGGCAATTCCAACGCCTTTACCGGCTATCGCGGGCGCGAGGCGGTGGAACAGATCATGGCGCAAGTGGCCGAGCGGCTCGCGTGCGATCAGCGCGAAGTGTTCGTCTCCTCTACCGGCGTGATCGGCGTGCCGCTGCCGAAGGACAAGGCGCGCGCCGGGGTTTCCGCCGCTCTCGACGCGGCCGAATGTTCGTGGGAAGATGCCGCCGCAACTATCGGAACAACCGACACTTTCCCCAAAGGCGCTGTTGCGCGGGCGGTGATCGGCGACAGGACGGTTACGCTCGCCGCGATCATTAAGGGAAGCGGCATGATCGCCCCCGACATGGCGACGATGCTGGGCTATATCTTCACCGATGCGGCGGTGGAGCCGGCATTCCTGCAACGGCTGTTGTCGGAAGCGAACGAGCGCACATTCTCTTGCATCACCGTCGATAGCGACACGTCGACCAGCGACACGGTGCTCGCCTTTGCCACTGGCAAGGCGGGCAATGCACCGCTCGCCTCGTTCGACGATCCCGGCGCGGATGCTTTTGCCGCCGCGCTGAACGACATCTGCCGTCAGCTCGCCCAACTCGTCGTTCGCGACGGCGAAGGTGCGCGCAAGTTTATCGAAGTCGCCGTGACCGGGGCCGTTTCGGAAGAAAGCGCGCGCAAGGTCGGACTGGCGATCGCCAACTCTCCCCTGGTGAAAACGGCAATCGCGGGAGAGGACGCGAACTGGGGCCGCGTGGTCATGGCCGTCGGCAAGGCCGGCGAACCGGCGGACCGGGACAAGCTGTCCATCGGATTCGGCGGGCATTGGGCCGCGCGCGACGGATTGCCTCTCGCCGATTACGACGAAACGCCGGTCGCCAGGCACTTGCAGGGGAGCGAGGTGCGGATCGACGTCGATCTGGGCATCGGTGACGGGCAGGCCACGGTTTGGACGTGCGATCTCACCCACAGCTACATCGCCATCAATGCGGACTATCGTTCGTGA
- the addA gene encoding double-strand break repair helicase AddA: MSGKVYPLHGSQRDAVDPRECVWLSASAGTGKTQVLSARVLRLLLQPDTDPSQILCLTFTKAGAAEMAVRVNDVLARWVRMDAASLAGELKDIGAPFDPDTQARARTLFASVLDTPGGGLRIDTIHAFAQWLLATFPEEAEIAPGSRPMEDRKRELLSREVLADMLVAAERDADAATLDAIARLSCDKGVDGVRGWLMRCAGANDLWTGPGAWQPPMRPRVNRLLGLAADASPADATVLCADDAFDVAALRDCLAHYREWKGKQGAAAVEAIGEWLAAPAADRAAEIDRLADALFFKNGNPRLPKSTDAAFAEASARAGESIARVREFIGLVDLAEAIAPQLELGRKFALLWEEAKAREGLVDFDDQIRRAANLLGRSDMAAWIRYKLDRRFDHVLIDEAQDTNAAQWAIVFALIDDFFAGEGAHDDKLRTIFTVGDYKQAIFRFQGTSPENFEAARARVKAAMDAAAQGASESRADMPIRELREYGLDESFRTGKPVLDFVDRAIDAIGHPELGLTTPADPHVSRFDAGLVTLWQPVSGVMEREDEEGEEGWLARHDRQMADRIARQVRAWLDNGFTLAKSDPPRNAGPGDIMVLVRKRKELAGLIVARLHAAGVPVAGVDRLRLGAPLGVKDLMAALRFAAQPLDDLNLANLLVSPLGGWSQEDLLAHAHRPRGMRLWAHLRSSGDPLVVRTREALGALLARADYELPQSLLRWILVGPWQGRRKLVARLGREANDPIDELLNAAHAYAAAHPASLQGFIRWFDAGDGELKREAGEGGDLVRVMTAHGSKGLQAPIVILADATGTPPGGGALTLDEPVPGEAASRTVPMPALSKDQRLGPVAAAHEAALAEEMREHWRLLYVAMTRAEEALFIGGSLGPREKGEPHPDSWYARLAPLFEGDGLADDLWGARWEIGSPGAKIPANAGQVPASKREIPDWAALPVGPEPRPPRPLAPSAAGEDSGAEPPLPPDRLREAALRGTLTHKLLERLPDVAEDKREALGRDWLERHGQGLPKQSRGEILTAALRVMADPAFSHVFGPSALAEVPLAAIVDGQVVAGTVDRLLVEPERVTVVDFKTARRPPQSLEQVPRSTLRQMGAYAAALERIYPGRTIDAAVLYTQTPRLIAIPRPVLAAQKAALSVAQESFDPSTVEPIEPAPK; this comes from the coding sequence ATGAGCGGCAAGGTCTACCCCCTCCATGGTAGCCAGCGCGACGCGGTCGATCCTCGCGAATGTGTCTGGCTTTCCGCATCGGCGGGAACGGGCAAGACGCAGGTGCTGTCCGCCCGCGTGCTGCGTCTGCTGCTGCAACCCGATACCGACCCGTCGCAGATCCTGTGCCTTACGTTCACCAAGGCCGGGGCGGCCGAAATGGCGGTGCGGGTGAACGATGTTCTCGCGCGTTGGGTACGGATGGATGCCGCTTCGCTGGCCGGTGAACTTAAGGACATCGGTGCACCGTTCGATCCCGACACCCAGGCGCGGGCCCGCACGCTGTTCGCCAGCGTGCTCGACACGCCCGGCGGCGGACTGCGGATCGACACGATTCACGCCTTCGCCCAGTGGTTGCTGGCAACCTTCCCCGAAGAAGCGGAGATCGCGCCCGGATCACGCCCGATGGAAGATCGCAAACGCGAGCTGCTATCGCGCGAGGTGCTGGCCGATATGCTGGTCGCGGCGGAGCGCGACGCCGATGCCGCTACGCTCGACGCGATCGCCCGGCTCAGTTGCGACAAGGGCGTGGACGGGGTGCGCGGCTGGTTGATGCGCTGCGCGGGGGCGAACGATCTTTGGACCGGCCCCGGTGCGTGGCAGCCTCCTATGCGGCCGCGGGTGAACCGCTTGCTCGGGCTCGCTGCCGATGCGTCGCCAGCCGATGCGACGGTGCTGTGCGCCGACGACGCTTTCGATGTCGCTGCGCTCCGCGATTGCCTGGCGCATTACCGCGAATGGAAGGGAAAACAGGGCGCAGCTGCGGTCGAGGCGATCGGCGAGTGGCTGGCCGCGCCGGCCGCGGATCGTGCCGCCGAAATCGATCGGCTGGCAGATGCGCTGTTCTTCAAGAACGGCAATCCGCGCCTGCCGAAATCGACCGATGCTGCATTCGCCGAGGCAAGCGCGCGGGCGGGCGAATCCATTGCCCGGGTTCGTGAGTTTATCGGTCTCGTCGATCTGGCCGAAGCGATTGCGCCGCAACTGGAGCTGGGGCGCAAGTTCGCTCTCTTGTGGGAAGAGGCGAAGGCGCGCGAGGGGCTGGTCGATTTCGACGATCAGATTCGCCGCGCCGCCAATCTGCTTGGGCGTTCCGACATGGCGGCCTGGATCCGCTACAAGCTGGACCGGCGGTTCGATCACGTCCTGATCGACGAGGCGCAGGATACCAATGCCGCACAATGGGCGATTGTCTTTGCGCTGATCGACGATTTCTTCGCGGGCGAGGGGGCGCACGATGACAAGCTGCGCACGATCTTCACGGTCGGCGACTACAAGCAGGCGATTTTCCGGTTTCAGGGCACCAGCCCCGAGAATTTCGAGGCCGCTCGTGCTCGGGTGAAGGCGGCGATGGACGCGGCGGCACAGGGCGCAAGCGAATCGCGCGCTGATATGCCGATCCGCGAGTTGCGGGAATACGGGCTGGATGAATCGTTCCGCACCGGCAAGCCCGTGCTCGACTTCGTCGATCGCGCGATCGACGCGATCGGCCATCCCGAACTTGGCCTGACGACTCCGGCCGATCCGCACGTGAGCCGCTTCGACGCCGGGCTGGTGACGCTCTGGCAGCCGGTATCGGGCGTAATGGAGCGTGAGGACGAAGAGGGCGAGGAAGGCTGGCTTGCGCGTCATGACCGCCAGATGGCGGACCGTATCGCGCGTCAGGTCAGGGCATGGCTGGACAATGGCTTCACCCTCGCCAAAAGCGATCCCCCGCGCAATGCCGGGCCGGGCGACATCATGGTCCTTGTCCGCAAGCGGAAGGAGCTGGCGGGGCTGATCGTGGCGCGGCTTCATGCGGCCGGCGTGCCGGTGGCGGGGGTGGATCGCCTCCGCCTGGGAGCGCCACTGGGCGTCAAGGACCTGATGGCGGCCTTGCGCTTCGCCGCCCAGCCGCTCGACGATCTCAACCTCGCCAATCTGCTCGTTTCGCCGCTCGGTGGGTGGAGCCAGGAGGATCTTCTGGCCCACGCCCATCGTCCGCGCGGCATGCGGTTGTGGGCGCATCTGCGATCTTCCGGCGATCCGCTGGTCGTGCGAACGCGGGAAGCGCTGGGCGCCCTGTTGGCCCGTGCGGACTACGAATTGCCGCAATCGCTCCTGCGCTGGATACTTGTGGGGCCATGGCAGGGCCGGCGCAAGCTTGTCGCGCGGCTGGGGCGGGAGGCGAACGATCCGATCGACGAACTTCTCAACGCTGCGCATGCCTACGCTGCAGCGCATCCGGCCAGCCTTCAGGGGTTCATTCGCTGGTTCGACGCTGGCGATGGCGAGCTGAAGCGTGAAGCGGGTGAGGGCGGGGACCTCGTCCGCGTTATGACGGCGCACGGATCGAAAGGACTGCAGGCGCCCATCGTCATCCTGGCCGATGCCACTGGCACCCCGCCCGGCGGCGGCGCCTTGACGCTGGACGAACCCGTGCCGGGCGAAGCCGCCTCGCGAACCGTACCGATGCCGGCGCTGTCGAAAGATCAGCGGCTGGGGCCTGTCGCGGCCGCGCACGAAGCCGCTCTGGCCGAGGAAATGCGCGAGCACTGGCGCCTGCTCTACGTCGCGATGACACGAGCGGAAGAGGCATTGTTTATCGGTGGCTCGCTCGGCCCGCGCGAGAAGGGCGAGCCACATCCCGACAGTTGGTATGCCCGCCTCGCGCCGCTGTTCGAAGGCGATGGTCTGGCGGACGATCTGTGGGGCGCGCGGTGGGAAATCGGCTCACCCGGCGCGAAGATCCCGGCAAATGCGGGGCAGGTGCCTGCCAGTAAACGCGAAATTCCCGACTGGGCGGCGCTTCCGGTGGGACCCGAACCGCGCCCGCCGCGCCCTCTCGCACCGTCCGCTGCGGGCGAAGATAGCGGTGCCGAACCGCCATTGCCGCCCGACCGTCTGCGCGAAGCCGCGTTGCGCGGGACACTGACGCACAAGTTGCTGGAACGGTTGCCGGATGTCGCGGAAGATAAACGCGAGGCGCTGGGGCGCGACTGGCTTGAACGGCACGGGCAGGGGCTGCCCAAACAGAGCAGGGGCGAGATACTGACGGCGGCGCTCCGGGTGATGGCCGACCCCGCATTTTCGCATGTGTTCGGGCCGAGCGCGCTGGCCGAAGTACCTCTGGCGGCAATCGTCGACGGGCAAGTCGTTGCGGGTACGGTTGATCGCCTGCTGGTCGAACCGGAGCGGGTGACGGTGGTCGATTTCAAGACTGCTCGCCGTCCGCCGCAATCGCTGGAGCAGGTGCCACGCTCTACCCTGCGCCAGATGGGCGCTTACGCCGCTGCGCTGGAACGGATTTATCCGGGGCGTACGATCGATGCGGCGGTGCTCTATACCCAGACGCCGCGACTGATCGCGATCCCGCGCCCAGTGCTGGCTGCGCAGAAAGCGGCCTTGTCGGTCGCGCAGGAAAGCTTTGACCCGTCCACCGTTGAGCCAATCGAACCCGCCCCTAAATAG
- the trxA gene encoding thioredoxin: protein MATVNVTDASFQSDVLESDKPVLVDFWADWCGPCKMIAPALEEISEELGDKVTIAKMDIMENTGIPGEIGVQSIPLMILFKDGKAVAQKLGAAPKSQLKGWLEGEL, encoded by the coding sequence ATGGCGACCGTCAATGTCACCGATGCCAGCTTCCAGTCCGACGTCCTTGAAAGCGACAAGCCTGTGCTGGTCGATTTCTGGGCTGATTGGTGCGGCCCCTGCAAGATGATTGCGCCCGCGCTGGAGGAAATCAGCGAGGAGCTGGGCGACAAAGTGACGATCGCCAAGATGGACATCATGGAGAACACGGGCATCCCGGGCGAGATCGGCGTTCAGTCGATCCCGCTGATGATCCTGTTCAAGGATGGCAAGGCTGTGGCGCAAAAGCTGGGTGCCGCCCCCAAGAGCCAGCTCAAGGGATGGCTCGAAGGCGAGCTTTAA
- a CDS encoding NAD kinase, giving the protein MSVSNGFERLAMVASDNERAQAAAHELRQTTEFCPIDEAEAVAVIGGDGFMLQTLHQMLDQGDIKPVYGINLGTVGFLMNRHRKTGALLDKINRARAFTIAPLRMEAVTQDGATTTVCAINEVSLLRETRQTAKIEVSVNGRVRIAELVCDGVLVATPAGSTAYNLSAHGPILPLDSQLLALTPISPFRPRRWNGALLPDRSRIELRVREPGKRPVSAVADQKEVRDVAQVTLEIARESELTLLFDPGHALDERIVAEQFIA; this is encoded by the coding sequence ATGAGCGTTTCCAACGGGTTTGAGCGGCTGGCAATGGTCGCGTCCGATAACGAGCGGGCGCAGGCCGCTGCGCATGAATTGCGCCAAACGACAGAATTCTGTCCGATCGACGAGGCGGAAGCCGTGGCCGTGATCGGCGGTGACGGCTTCATGCTGCAGACGCTGCACCAGATGCTGGACCAGGGCGATATCAAGCCGGTCTATGGCATCAACCTGGGCACTGTCGGCTTCCTCATGAACCGGCATCGCAAAACCGGCGCGCTGCTCGACAAGATCAACCGCGCGCGCGCCTTCACCATCGCTCCGCTGAGGATGGAGGCCGTTACGCAGGATGGCGCGACCACCACTGTCTGCGCCATCAACGAAGTCTCCCTGCTGCGTGAAACCCGCCAGACCGCGAAGATCGAGGTTTCGGTCAACGGGCGAGTCCGCATTGCCGAACTGGTGTGCGACGGTGTGCTGGTGGCGACGCCTGCCGGATCGACGGCCTACAACCTTTCCGCGCATGGGCCGATCCTGCCGCTCGATTCGCAGCTGCTGGCGCTGACACCGATCAGTCCGTTTCGTCCGCGCCGCTGGAACGGCGCGCTGCTGCCCGACCGCAGCCGAATCGAACTGCGCGTGCGTGAACCGGGCAAGCGCCCGGTATCCGCGGTCGCCGATCAGAAGGAAGTGCGCGACGTGGCCCAGGTCACACTAGAAATCGCGCGGGAATCGGAATTGACGCTGCTGTTCGATCCCGGCCATGCGCTGGACGAGCGGATCGTGGCCGAACAGTTCATCGCCTGA
- the secA gene encoding preprotein translocase subunit SecA → MFQTIAKSIFGSSNERYVKSIGKLVNQINALEEQIQAFSDEELQAQTAKFRAQLEEGKTLDDIMPEAFATVREASIRVLGMRHFDVQMIGGVVLHRGEIAEMRTGEGKTLVATLATYLNAIEGKGVHVVTVNDYLARRDADWMGQLYRWLGLTVGVIVPNLGEQQRREAYGADITYGTNNEFGFDYLRDNMKHERGQMVQRPFNYAIVDEVDSILIDEARTPLIISGPTEDKSELYTTIDAIVKQIDDSFYDADEKTKNITWTEDGIEKVEAMLAEAELLETENLYDVENTQVVHHLDQALKANIMFKRDTDYIVKDDKVVIIDEFTGRMMDGRRWSNGLHQAVEAKEGVKIEPENQTMASITFQNYFRMYPKLSGMTGTAATEASEFWDIYKMNVVEIPTNVPVQRIDEEDEFYKNTVDKFKAIAKAIREKSEIGQPVLVGTVSIEKSEMLSKFLDEEEVEHAVLNARFHEMEARIVAQAGRLGAVTIATNMAGRGTDIQLGGNVDFRIEDELGDMPEGPEREAAIETIKQEIAAERDKVLEAGGLFVLGTERHESRRIDNQLRGRSGRQGDPGLSRFYLCLEDDLLRIFGPDTLFARMMNSNLEDGEAIGSRWLSKAIETAQKKVEARNYDIRKQVVEYDDVMNDQRKVIYEQRAEIMDSETVDDVVVDMRHDTVATIVGEACPPGSYPEQWNVEGLKERVAEVLGIEPPIDAWMQEDTLEPELIEERLRTEADAIMDRKIAENDPSIWRQVEKSILLERLDFHWKEHLATLDALRQVVFLRAYAQKQPINEYKQEAFGLFESMLHKLREDVTGILLKSELRIAPQQQQQTLPDLPDFLTGHIDPLTGLDNSADGDGSATREALFGALAGSPRAAAGPGGSVSENPYADMEISRNAPCPCGSGSKYKHCHGAAG, encoded by the coding sequence ATGTTCCAGACCATCGCCAAATCAATTTTCGGTTCCTCCAACGAACGCTACGTCAAATCGATCGGCAAGCTCGTCAACCAGATCAACGCGCTTGAAGAACAGATCCAGGCTTTCTCGGACGAGGAGCTGCAGGCGCAAACCGCCAAGTTCCGCGCCCAGCTGGAAGAAGGCAAGACGCTCGACGATATCATGCCCGAAGCCTTCGCCACGGTGCGTGAAGCGTCGATCCGCGTGCTCGGCATGCGCCATTTCGACGTGCAGATGATCGGCGGCGTGGTGCTCCATCGCGGCGAAATCGCGGAAATGCGGACGGGTGAGGGCAAGACGCTGGTCGCCACCCTCGCCACTTACCTCAACGCGATCGAGGGGAAGGGCGTTCACGTCGTGACCGTGAACGACTACCTCGCCCGGCGCGATGCCGACTGGATGGGGCAGCTTTACCGCTGGCTCGGCCTCACGGTCGGGGTGATCGTGCCCAATCTGGGCGAGCAACAGCGGCGCGAAGCCTATGGTGCCGACATCACTTACGGTACCAACAACGAATTCGGTTTCGACTATCTGCGCGACAATATGAAGCACGAGCGTGGCCAGATGGTCCAGCGCCCCTTCAACTACGCCATCGTCGACGAGGTGGATTCGATCCTGATCGACGAAGCGCGTACGCCGTTGATCATCTCCGGCCCGACCGAGGACAAGAGCGAACTTTACACCACGATCGACGCCATCGTGAAGCAGATCGACGACAGCTTCTACGACGCGGACGAAAAGACCAAGAACATCACCTGGACCGAAGACGGGATCGAGAAGGTCGAGGCGATGCTGGCCGAGGCCGAGCTGCTGGAGACCGAGAACCTTTACGACGTGGAAAACACGCAGGTCGTCCACCACCTCGACCAGGCGCTCAAGGCGAACATCATGTTCAAGCGCGATACCGATTACATCGTCAAGGACGACAAGGTCGTCATCATCGACGAGTTCACGGGGCGCATGATGGATGGCCGCCGCTGGTCGAATGGCCTGCACCAGGCGGTTGAGGCGAAGGAAGGGGTCAAGATCGAGCCCGAGAACCAGACGATGGCCTCGATCACCTTCCAGAACTATTTCCGCATGTATCCCAAGCTGTCGGGCATGACCGGCACCGCCGCAACTGAAGCGAGCGAGTTCTGGGACATCTACAAGATGAACGTGGTCGAAATCCCGACCAACGTGCCGGTGCAGCGGATCGACGAGGAAGACGAGTTCTACAAGAACACGGTCGACAAGTTCAAAGCAATCGCGAAGGCCATCCGTGAAAAGAGCGAGATCGGCCAGCCGGTTCTGGTCGGTACGGTTTCAATCGAGAAGTCCGAGATGCTCTCGAAGTTCCTGGACGAAGAGGAAGTCGAACATGCCGTGCTGAACGCGCGCTTCCACGAGATGGAGGCGCGGATTGTTGCTCAGGCCGGCCGCCTGGGGGCAGTGACCATTGCCACCAACATGGCCGGGCGCGGCACGGACATTCAGCTTGGCGGCAATGTCGATTTCCGGATCGAGGACGAGCTGGGCGATATGCCCGAAGGTCCGGAGCGCGAAGCCGCGATCGAGACAATCAAGCAGGAAATCGCTGCCGAGCGGGACAAAGTGCTCGAAGCCGGCGGCCTGTTCGTGCTCGGCACCGAGCGACACGAATCGCGCCGGATCGACAACCAGCTACGCGGCCGTTCGGGGCGCCAGGGCGATCCGGGGCTTTCGCGCTTCTACCTCTGCCTCGAAGACGACCTGCTGCGCATTTTCGGACCAGACACTTTGTTCGCGCGGATGATGAATTCCAATCTGGAAGATGGCGAAGCAATCGGTTCGCGCTGGCTTTCCAAGGCGATCGAAACCGCCCAGAAAAAGGTCGAGGCGCGAAACTACGACATCCGCAAGCAGGTCGTCGAATACGACGACGTGATGAACGATCAGCGCAAGGTGATCTACGAACAGCGTGCGGAGATCATGGACAGCGAAACGGTCGACGATGTCGTGGTCGACATGCGGCACGATACCGTCGCCACGATCGTGGGCGAAGCCTGCCCGCCCGGCTCCTATCCCGAACAGTGGAATGTCGAAGGCCTGAAGGAACGGGTGGCGGAAGTTCTCGGGATCGAACCACCCATCGATGCCTGGATGCAGGAAGACACGCTGGAACCCGAGCTGATCGAAGAACGGCTGCGGACCGAAGCCGATGCGATCATGGACCGCAAGATCGCGGAGAACGATCCTTCTATCTGGCGTCAGGTGGAAAAATCGATCCTGCTCGAACGGCTGGACTTCCACTGGAAGGAACATCTTGCGACGCTGGATGCCCTGCGACAGGTGGTATTCCTGCGCGCCTATGCGCAGAAGCAGCCGATCAACGAATACAAGCAGGAAGCATTCGGCCTGTTTGAATCGATGCTGCACAAGCTGCGCGAGGATGTCACCGGCATTCTTCTCAAGAGCGAACTGCGCATCGCCCCGCAGCAACAGCAGCAGACGTTGCCCGACCTGCCCGATTTCCTGACCGGACACATCGACCCCCTGACCGGGCTGGACAATTCGGCAGACGGCGACGGTTCGGCCACGCGAGAGGCACTGTTCGGGGCACTGGCAGGCAGCCCGCGCGCGGCGGCGGGACCGGGCGGTTCGGTAAGTGAAAATCCCTATGCCGACATGGAGATCAGCCGCAACGCACCTTGCCCCTGCGGATCGGGGAGCAAGTACAAGCATTGCCACGGCGCCGCCGGATAA
- a CDS encoding Pr6Pr family membrane protein gives MLLQSDEGFSTGAIGGSARVGAAVIALIAALALGLQVFVSTGLLGSPGAAIWRMLGMFTVLTNILVLGTFALIAVRGKAPGAFWMFALTLWILIVGIVYHALLAHLWRPEGAAWWADQGLHSATPIAVALWWGLFSAKTTLSWRHAAMALGWPILYLAYALVRGAMTGFYPYPFIDLDALGAGMLAFNVVALCVAFWIGGLLLITATRLMPRNGAGSATAGAA, from the coding sequence ATGTTGTTACAGTCCGACGAGGGGTTCAGCACGGGCGCGATTGGGGGTTCGGCTCGTGTCGGCGCGGCCGTGATCGCGTTGATCGCGGCGCTGGCGCTGGGGTTGCAGGTTTTCGTTTCGACCGGACTGCTCGGATCGCCGGGGGCGGCGATCTGGCGCATGCTGGGAATGTTCACCGTCCTAACCAACATTCTCGTGCTGGGCACGTTTGCCCTGATCGCGGTTCGAGGCAAAGCGCCAGGCGCATTCTGGATGTTCGCGCTGACGCTGTGGATACTCATCGTCGGGATCGTCTACCACGCGCTGCTTGCCCATCTCTGGCGACCCGAAGGGGCCGCGTGGTGGGCCGATCAGGGGCTGCATAGCGCCACGCCAATTGCGGTCGCGCTGTGGTGGGGGCTTTTCTCTGCCAAGACGACCCTGTCATGGCGCCATGCGGCGATGGCACTGGGTTGGCCGATACTCTATCTCGCCTACGCTCTGGTTCGGGGGGCCATGACGGGTTTCTATCCCTATCCCTTCATCGATCTTGACGCGCTGGGCGCCGGGATGCTCGCGTTCAACGTAGTGGCCCTGTGCGTGGCGTTCTGGATTGGCGGCCTGCTGCTGATCACCGCGACACGGCTCATGCCCAGAAACGGCGCCGGAAGCGCAACGGCGGGAGCCGCCTGA
- a CDS encoding inositol monophosphatase family protein codes for MALLRHVSEEAILPLYRALDDGQIEAKAPGDVVTVADHAAEAMLTEALAAFEPALPVVGEEAAHADAAVMDALTGDCWIVDPLDGTRNFARGEAPFGILVARAEGGVAQSGWIYDCLSGRFCAAHAGAGAFVDGERIAARSTGQTPPLAAISLLFMEEERREAVKQQVAPHYRLTDIPFCAAEQYPRLALGVNDVSIFERTLAWDHAAGALWLNEAGGKAARPDGSAYRVDEWDRPGLLGAASPALWDELAEHMAGL; via the coding sequence ATGGCACTGCTGCGGCACGTCAGCGAAGAAGCGATATTGCCGCTCTATCGCGCGCTCGACGATGGCCAGATCGAGGCCAAGGCCCCTGGCGACGTGGTCACGGTGGCGGACCATGCGGCGGAAGCGATGCTGACCGAAGCGCTCGCGGCGTTTGAACCGGCCCTGCCCGTCGTAGGGGAAGAGGCAGCCCATGCAGACGCCGCGGTCATGGACGCGCTCACCGGGGACTGCTGGATCGTCGATCCCCTCGACGGAACGCGCAATTTCGCGCGGGGCGAAGCGCCGTTCGGCATTCTCGTCGCGCGGGCCGAAGGGGGCGTCGCGCAAAGCGGATGGATCTACGACTGCCTCAGCGGCCGGTTCTGCGCCGCACACGCCGGTGCCGGCGCTTTCGTCGATGGCGAACGAATTGCCGCGCGCAGCACCGGGCAAACCCCGCCGCTAGCCGCGATTTCCCTGCTGTTCATGGAGGAGGAGCGGCGCGAGGCGGTCAAACAACAGGTTGCGCCCCATTATCGCCTGACCGACATTCCGTTCTGTGCCGCCGAACAGTACCCCCGGCTTGCGCTGGGGGTGAACGATGTTTCGATATTCGAACGCACGCTGGCCTGGGACCATGCGGCCGGCGCGCTCTGGCTGAACGAGGCGGGCGGCAAGGCGGCCCGCCCCGATGGGTCCGCTTATCGCGTAGACGAATGGGACCGTCCCGGACTGCTGGGCGCGGCCAGCCCGGCCCTGTGGGACGAGCTGGCCGAACACATGGCCGGGCTTTAA